A window from Leptospira meyeri encodes these proteins:
- a CDS encoding HD domain-containing phosphohydrolase has translation MEKKHKPKVLIIDDEATNLQILNEILQNDYHLLFAKDGNKGIELTISEEPELILLDVMMPLMTGHDVCRILKSNEKTKYIPVIFVTALNDIEDEEKGFQLGAVDYITKPVSPPIVKVRIKNHLSLVNVNEVKTTRLQIVQRLGMASEYKDNETGMHVIRMSHYSQTLALAFGYSSEQAEEILNAAPMHDVGKIGIPDHIIQKPGKLSPEEWEIMKRHPEIGAEIIGDHHSSLLKLARSIAITHHEKFDGTGYPYQLKGEKIPLEGRIIAIADVFDALTTVRPYKKAWEVDAAIDFLKQESGKHFDPVLVQKFITVLPKILEIKNQWPEEIEIQKKEDLK, from the coding sequence GTGGAAAAAAAACATAAACCGAAGGTTTTGATCATTGATGATGAAGCGACAAATTTACAAATACTCAATGAAATTTTACAGAATGACTACCACCTTTTGTTTGCAAAAGATGGAAACAAAGGAATAGAACTGACCATATCTGAAGAACCGGAACTCATTTTGCTTGATGTGATGATGCCTCTGATGACTGGACATGATGTCTGTAGAATTCTAAAATCGAATGAAAAAACTAAATATATTCCCGTGATTTTTGTGACAGCTCTCAATGACATTGAAGATGAAGAAAAAGGATTTCAGTTAGGTGCTGTTGACTATATCACAAAGCCGGTAAGTCCTCCGATCGTAAAAGTTCGGATCAAAAACCATCTTTCACTCGTCAATGTAAACGAAGTAAAAACAACCAGACTGCAGATTGTGCAACGTTTAGGTATGGCATCTGAATATAAAGATAATGAAACAGGAATGCACGTGATTCGTATGAGCCATTATTCTCAAACTTTAGCTCTTGCTTTTGGTTACAGTTCTGAGCAAGCTGAAGAAATTCTCAATGCAGCCCCGATGCACGATGTCGGAAAAATTGGAATTCCGGATCACATCATTCAAAAGCCTGGAAAACTAAGTCCAGAAGAATGGGAAATTATGAAACGCCATCCAGAGATCGGTGCAGAAATCATCGGGGATCATCATTCAAGTCTTTTAAAATTAGCTAGGTCCATTGCCATTACTCATCATGAAAAATTTGACGGGACGGGATATCCATACCAATTGAAAGGAGAAAAAATTCCATTGGAAGGAAGGATCATTGCGATTGCCGATGTATTTGATGCTTTAACGACGGTAAGGCCTTATAAAAAAGCTTGGGAAGTTGATGCTGCCATTGATTTTCTAAAACAAGAATCAGGAAAACATTTTGATCCTGTTTTAGTCCAAAAATTCATTACGGTTTTACCGAAAATTCTTGAGATCAAAAACCAATGGCCTGAAGAAATAGAAATCCAGAAAAAAGAGGATTTGAAATGA
- a CDS encoding ankyrin repeat domain-containing protein, producing MKKLLPLILFGALVSCSSLPYTIEDRKFDKAKQMIEDGADVNQGSDCFHPLTIAAMEGDEGLVKLLLDKGAKVDNRSKECDYTDRIGPFRMKFRWGARTALDRVANAKIAKLLLAKGANPNIAGYREYTFAPDFDVALWNAVRIADFELVKVLVEAGANVNVYNNSGKNAIWEMAEARKSQKKPEFLSYLQSKGMKKLEITDAKAKTTDGKILTKYKHIATGAITEMPADIAKGVYENPKNYSALTINAADGAYYHYAEFVWAETGQNLYEWYLLRRKRTGTLK from the coding sequence ATGAAAAAACTCCTACCGTTAATTCTTTTTGGGGCACTTGTCTCTTGTTCCAGTTTGCCCTACACCATTGAAGATCGTAAATTCGACAAAGCCAAACAAATGATCGAAGATGGCGCTGATGTAAACCAAGGTTCCGACTGTTTTCACCCGCTTACTATTGCTGCAATGGAAGGTGATGAAGGTCTTGTGAAACTTCTTCTGGATAAAGGTGCCAAAGTTGACAATCGATCCAAAGAATGTGATTACACAGACCGAATTGGACCATTCCGAATGAAATTTCGTTGGGGTGCACGGACTGCTCTTGATCGAGTGGCCAATGCTAAAATTGCAAAATTACTTTTAGCAAAAGGAGCCAATCCCAATATAGCAGGATATCGAGAATATACTTTTGCACCAGACTTTGACGTGGCTTTATGGAATGCAGTTCGTATCGCTGATTTTGAATTGGTAAAGGTACTTGTTGAAGCAGGGGCCAATGTAAACGTTTATAATAATTCTGGAAAAAATGCCATTTGGGAAATGGCCGAGGCTAGAAAATCCCAAAAAAAACCTGAATTTCTTTCTTACCTACAATCCAAAGGTATGAAAAAACTTGAAATTACTGATGCAAAAGCCAAAACAACGGATGGAAAAATACTCACTAAATACAAACACATTGCCACAGGAGCCATAACAGAAATGCCGGCTGATATTGCAAAGGGTGTATATGAGAATCCAAAAAATTATTCAGCGCTAACAATAAACGCAGCTGATGGTGCTTACTACCATTATGCGGAATTTGTTTGGGCAGAAACTGGTCAAAATTTGTATGAGTGGTATTTACTTCGCAGAAAGAGAACTGGAACTTTGAAATAA
- a CDS encoding TetR/AcrR family transcriptional regulator, with translation MKNSSFRMGLELKIPVQSRSRDRVELILKTAKNLIGEHGIDAISMREIANTAGIQIGSLYQYFPGKSALLLTIMNQYYDSLYDETKRILEPVRTIEELEVAAEKAFKQFISIFQKDPALANLWAGARAIPELVTEDNRDTFRSADLIVKTTVRCLPNLKETEVRPFALYFSHTIGMILRFVQEIDAENGKSVLKEALEILKLKLKEFEKISKLKSKKKSS, from the coding sequence ATGAAGAATTCTTCTTTTCGTATGGGTCTAGAGTTGAAAATCCCAGTCCAAAGCAGAAGTCGAGATAGAGTAGAACTCATTCTGAAAACGGCAAAAAATTTGATTGGTGAACATGGAATTGATGCGATAAGTATGAGGGAAATTGCAAATACTGCAGGAATACAAATTGGATCCTTGTACCAATATTTCCCAGGGAAAAGCGCATTGTTATTAACAATCATGAATCAATATTATGATTCCTTGTATGACGAAACTAAAAGAATTTTAGAACCTGTTCGAACCATCGAAGAATTAGAAGTCGCTGCTGAAAAAGCATTCAAACAATTCATTTCTATTTTTCAAAAGGATCCGGCGCTTGCCAATCTTTGGGCTGGGGCCAGGGCAATCCCAGAATTAGTAACCGAAGACAATCGTGATACCTTTAGAAGTGCCGATCTCATTGTCAAAACTACGGTTCGTTGTTTGCCAAATCTTAAAGAAACTGAAGTTCGACCATTTGCTCTCTACTTTAGTCATACGATCGGAATGATACTTAGGTTTGTGCAAGAAATTGATGCAGAAAATGGTAAATCTGTCTTAAAAGAAGCTTTGGAAATTTTAAAATTAAAACTGAAAGAATTTGAAAAAATATCAAAGTTAAAATCGAAAAAGAAAAGTTCTTAA
- a CDS encoding AraC family transcriptional regulator, translating to MDYYDHIKQAIEFIEKNLREDISAEDVSKNAFQSRWHFQRIFRYVTGYSVYTYIKKRRLTEAGNDLILGKDKIIDIALKYHYTTPESFLRAFRSEYGYNPSEYRNQLEHKNFSKLEVDLLRDGIRIDGSKIKTHIVTKNEITFIGKTYRTTMQKCQNEIDIPKFWGEFIGGGFMEPIKNRLNQSLIGIYTNWDYAENFDVLIGAQVTKETKIPSGFVTHKLKPAKYMVFTVPGNTNVDILSGWKYIYGTWMPNTGYEREFSDDFDLFDDRFQSNTNPESEIYIPIK from the coding sequence ATGGATTATTATGACCATATCAAACAAGCGATTGAATTTATCGAAAAAAATCTAAGAGAAGATATTAGTGCTGAAGATGTATCCAAAAATGCCTTTCAGTCCAGATGGCATTTCCAAAGGATCTTTCGGTATGTTACTGGTTATTCTGTTTATACCTATATAAAAAAAAGACGTCTTACTGAAGCAGGGAATGATTTAATTTTAGGAAAAGATAAGATCATTGATATTGCATTAAAATACCATTACACAACTCCAGAATCTTTTCTTCGTGCCTTTCGATCCGAATATGGATACAATCCTTCTGAATATAGAAACCAGTTAGAACATAAAAATTTTTCTAAGTTGGAGGTAGATTTGTTACGTGATGGGATTCGGATTGATGGTTCTAAAATCAAAACTCATATTGTGACAAAAAATGAAATCACATTTATTGGAAAAACTTACAGAACCACCATGCAAAAATGCCAAAATGAAATCGATATTCCTAAATTCTGGGGGGAATTTATCGGTGGCGGATTTATGGAACCTATCAAGAACCGACTCAATCAATCGTTAATCGGTATTTATACTAACTGGGACTATGCGGAAAATTTTGATGTTTTGATTGGGGCACAAGTAACAAAGGAGACAAAGATTCCTTCCGGATTCGTAACACATAAGTTGAAACCAGCAAAGTATATGGTTTTTACTGTTCCTGGAAATACGAACGTGGACATCCTCAGTGGCTGGAAGTACATTTATGGAACCTGGATGCCAAATACTGGATACGAAAGAGAATTTAGTGATGATTTTGATTTATTCGATGACAGGTTCCAATCGAATACGAATCCAGAATCGGAAATTTACATTCCAATTAAGTAA
- a CDS encoding GyrI-like domain-containing protein, with amino-acid sequence MEQTSTQKIHLESMVLVGITARTSNAKEMTGNGKIATLWQRFWEEGILSQIPDPLVPSEIVVAYTEFETDQNGEYTILIGAKVGSAKSLPSHLTAISVSESDYIQVPTEWGPISKIGINTWKKIWSEEKYRKNRSYKTDLEIYGANAKDPNHCQFDIYLGIRS; translated from the coding sequence ATGGAACAAACTTCAACACAGAAAATTCATTTAGAATCAATGGTCCTTGTTGGGATAACAGCACGAACTTCCAATGCCAAAGAAATGACTGGAAATGGAAAAATTGCCACACTTTGGCAAAGGTTTTGGGAAGAAGGGATTCTTTCCCAGATTCCAGACCCCTTGGTACCTTCCGAAATTGTTGTGGCTTATACAGAATTTGAAACGGACCAAAACGGAGAATACACCATCTTAATTGGAGCGAAGGTTGGCTCTGCCAAATCCCTCCCATCTCACTTAACAGCCATAAGTGTTTCTGAATCTGATTATATACAAGTTCCCACAGAGTGGGGCCCAATTTCAAAAATAGGAATCAATACCTGGAAAAAAATTTGGTCGGAAGAAAAATACCGCAAAAATCGATCTTACAAAACTGATTTGGAAATTTACGGTGCCAACGCAAAAGACCCCAACCATTGCCAGTTTGATATTTACTTAGGAATTCGTTCGTAA
- a CDS encoding TetR/AcrR family transcriptional regulator — MQKQFKTHREKADDLGRPAVLVQALRELLRTESPESITYAKVCERARIPRASAYHFFPNMGALYLGLRLVHSELVSERLAKVDTSVFETWQDYVHFLAKEAAAVVREDPALVRVVYGVRNEETMYIGKALDERIAGLALSQVSERFVLPDWPEAARKVGIAVSIIDSVFRFSFREGGEITEEMVSEAGRAAVAYLRSYLPEYLKDRK; from the coding sequence ATGCAAAAACAATTCAAAACTCACCGGGAAAAAGCAGATGACCTGGGACGCCCTGCGGTCCTTGTCCAAGCTTTGCGAGAGCTCTTGCGAACGGAATCACCGGAATCCATTACCTATGCCAAGGTTTGTGAAAGAGCTCGCATTCCACGCGCATCTGCGTATCATTTTTTTCCCAATATGGGAGCATTGTATCTTGGTCTTCGTTTGGTGCATTCTGAACTTGTCTCCGAGAGATTGGCCAAGGTAGACACTTCGGTCTTTGAGACTTGGCAGGACTATGTACATTTTCTGGCAAAAGAAGCGGCTGCTGTAGTTCGAGAAGACCCGGCCTTGGTTCGTGTTGTTTATGGAGTTCGAAACGAAGAAACCATGTACATTGGAAAGGCTTTGGATGAAAGAATCGCTGGACTTGCTTTGTCACAAGTGTCAGAACGATTTGTACTTCCTGATTGGCCGGAGGCAGCACGTAAGGTTGGGATTGCTGTCTCGATCATCGATTCCGTCTTTCGGTTTTCCTTTCGCGAAGGGGGGGAGATTACAGAAGAAATGGTGAGCGAAGCCGGAAGGGCAGCAGTCGCCTATTTACGATCCTACTTACCTGAATATCTAAAAGACAGGAAATAA
- a CDS encoding SDR family NAD(P)-dependent oxidoreductase — MKPNHKYALITGGGGAIAEAIALRLENEGYQLLLSDINLEKMTRIKGLLKGNPKFYVCDQTNPDDIQNLVQNIQRDCPQLDVLINNAGYTKEGPFTNQSLKDVNRQIWINLLSPIQIIHGILPLMLKQGRGSIVSVVSIGGIVALADSSIYSAGKFGLRGFLTALYEELKNSNIKVSGVYPAAVDTPMLLHEALNGGTVLNWINAVQPPDAVAKAVLQGIKKGTVEIYVPYSDGIVSRLVAIFPWLMGKSSPVLKWYGEIQKQRWLKSKGINQIIN; from the coding sequence GTGAAGCCGAATCATAAATACGCTTTGATCACGGGAGGGGGCGGTGCCATCGCGGAAGCAATTGCCCTTAGATTAGAAAATGAAGGATACCAACTGCTTCTTTCTGATATTAATTTAGAGAAAATGACAAGAATCAAAGGGCTTTTGAAAGGAAATCCAAAGTTTTATGTCTGTGACCAAACGAATCCTGATGATATCCAAAATTTAGTTCAAAATATCCAAAGAGACTGTCCACAACTTGATGTATTGATTAACAATGCTGGGTATACAAAAGAAGGGCCATTTACAAACCAATCATTGAAGGATGTAAATAGGCAAATTTGGATTAATTTACTAAGCCCGATTCAAATCATTCATGGAATTTTGCCACTCATGCTAAAACAAGGCAGAGGGTCAATAGTATCGGTGGTGTCAATCGGTGGTATCGTCGCTTTAGCCGATTCATCTATCTATTCTGCGGGCAAATTTGGCCTAAGAGGTTTTTTAACGGCACTGTATGAAGAACTAAAAAATTCCAATATAAAAGTTTCTGGAGTTTATCCTGCTGCTGTAGACACACCTATGCTTTTACATGAAGCATTGAACGGTGGAACCGTTCTCAATTGGATCAATGCAGTGCAACCTCCTGATGCCGTTGCAAAAGCAGTTCTCCAAGGGATAAAAAAGGGAACTGTGGAAATCTACGTACCATATTCTGATGGGATCGTTTCAAGACTCGTAGCTATTTTCCCTTGGCTTATGGGGAAATCATCTCCTGTTCTCAAATGGTACGGGGAAATTCAGAAACAAAGGTGGTTAAAGTCAAAAGGGATCAATCAAATAATCAACTGA
- a CDS encoding PP2C family protein-serine/threonine phosphatase yields the protein MLLAPILVLNMLILGKKFDWMAIVFFVGSLFGVNYIQAVHPEWFFDYSSEKARSEDFLITGVSILFLLGLMLRTLNRSYEDAIGEVSRLKYQQDGDYYLTSLLTRPLSGIRIRSKTVQIQTYIKQKKSFQFKNREYELGGDICVADQIVLRGRSYLVFANGDAMGKSMQGAGGVLVFETAFRALVERTHREGILSGYYPERWLHTALNDLNDVFEGFEGSMSMSLLLGLVDEENGFLYYLNAEHPFPIRLRDGKASFLSEEATNFKLGMLKDRARIETCWIRPGDTIIIGSDGRDDLSMGNTTDTNRVINMDHTSILLHAEVSLGNIETLGERLQKIGELTDDLSLLSIRFHPQTPVDSRERNDHLEEPIRLHKKNQDKEALPLLTQYADRHPSDPAVWKLLHRVYRKLEKPAEAGRAAENFSNLHPSGLQTIFDGAIQYAKASLIDDAIDMAERIYSRKPEVIPVIKILSRLYQKSKRLDKAEEYKKEILRLQNHRTT from the coding sequence ATGTTACTTGCTCCGATCCTTGTATTGAATATGCTCATCCTTGGAAAGAAGTTTGATTGGATGGCAATTGTATTTTTTGTCGGATCTCTCTTTGGAGTGAATTACATCCAAGCTGTTCATCCTGAATGGTTTTTTGATTATTCTTCGGAGAAAGCTCGCAGCGAAGATTTTCTGATCACCGGTGTCTCCATTTTATTTTTACTTGGACTGATGTTACGAACTCTCAATCGTTCTTACGAAGATGCCATCGGAGAAGTGAGTCGTTTGAAATACCAACAAGATGGCGATTATTATCTCACCTCTTTACTCACTCGTCCGCTTTCTGGGATTCGCATTCGTTCGAAAACAGTTCAGATCCAAACATATATCAAACAAAAGAAATCATTCCAATTCAAAAATAGAGAATATGAACTCGGCGGAGATATCTGCGTTGCAGATCAAATTGTTCTTCGTGGCCGCAGTTACCTTGTTTTTGCGAATGGGGATGCGATGGGTAAGTCTATGCAAGGTGCAGGCGGAGTCCTTGTGTTTGAGACTGCCTTTCGGGCTTTAGTCGAACGAACCCACAGAGAAGGAATTCTTTCCGGATATTATCCCGAACGGTGGTTACATACAGCTCTCAACGATTTGAATGATGTTTTTGAGGGATTCGAAGGTTCGATGTCCATGTCGCTCCTACTTGGTTTAGTGGATGAAGAAAATGGGTTTTTGTATTATCTCAATGCGGAACATCCCTTTCCGATACGATTGAGAGACGGAAAGGCTAGTTTTTTATCTGAAGAAGCTACCAATTTTAAATTGGGAATGCTAAAAGACAGAGCAAGAATAGAAACCTGTTGGATTCGTCCGGGGGATACCATCATCATTGGATCGGATGGGCGAGATGATCTAAGTATGGGAAATACAACAGATACCAACCGTGTGATCAATATGGACCATACATCGATTTTGTTACATGCCGAAGTTAGTCTTGGGAATATTGAAACTTTGGGAGAACGTCTCCAAAAAATCGGAGAATTAACAGATGATCTTTCTTTACTGAGCATAAGGTTCCATCCTCAAACTCCAGTAGATTCCAGGGAGAGAAATGATCATTTAGAAGAGCCGATCCGACTTCATAAGAAAAACCAAGATAAGGAGGCTCTCCCATTGCTCACTCAGTATGCTGACCGCCATCCCTCTGACCCAGCAGTATGGAAATTACTGCACCGAGTGTATCGTAAATTGGAGAAACCGGCTGAAGCTGGCCGTGCCGCTGAGAATTTTTCAAATCTCCACCCATCCGGGCTACAAACGATCTTTGATGGTGCCATACAATATGCAAAAGCTAGTTTGATTGATGATGCCATTGACATGGCGGAAAGGATCTACAGCAGGAAACCGGAGGTAATTCCCGTGATTAAGATTCTCAGTCGACTGTATCAAAAGTCGAAACGGCTAGATAAAGCAGAAGAATACAAAAAAGAAATCCTACGTTTGCAAAATCACAGAACCACTTGA
- a CDS encoding class II aldolase/adducin family protein: protein MKSTTTKKQNPKSETQTDAEEINQLWHRLESKGLLQTHKADLSFRLPGKGSFLLIHRGEGKKSKVEIGEFPIQNPTSSLKIQSKDETTLNQIRFHASLYSLRSDLGAIVSFQPEWSSLLKTLNHPLPLVFDEQCRQLGAPVFPIPKRIDGTVETSSIVLSGANAFLDEDAVVITSVTREKAIYNCELIEKCSKAYLLAHSTGSPIRNIPWWVRFIAKSRLIKDEKKASAAYARGERPTGFKAY from the coding sequence ATGAAATCGACTACTACTAAAAAACAAAATCCAAAATCAGAAACACAAACTGATGCAGAAGAAATAAATCAATTATGGCACCGCTTAGAATCAAAAGGTTTATTACAAACTCATAAAGCCGATCTTTCCTTTCGTCTTCCGGGCAAAGGAAGTTTTCTTCTCATCCATAGAGGAGAAGGAAAAAAATCAAAAGTAGAAATAGGAGAATTCCCGATTCAAAATCCAACCTCTTCCTTAAAAATCCAATCAAAAGACGAAACCACTCTCAACCAAATTCGTTTCCATGCAAGTTTGTATTCTTTAAGGTCTGATCTAGGAGCCATAGTTTCCTTTCAGCCAGAGTGGAGTTCTTTACTAAAGACATTAAACCATCCTCTCCCATTGGTATTCGATGAACAGTGTCGCCAACTTGGTGCACCAGTTTTTCCTATTCCCAAACGAATTGATGGAACCGTAGAAACAAGTTCCATTGTCCTCAGCGGTGCCAATGCATTTTTGGATGAAGACGCAGTGGTCATCACCAGTGTCACACGGGAGAAAGCCATATACAACTGTGAGTTGATTGAAAAATGTTCGAAAGCCTATCTTTTAGCACATTCCACAGGAAGTCCGATCCGAAACATACCTTGGTGGGTACGTTTCATCGCCAAAAGTAGACTGATCAAAGATGAAAAAAAAGCAAGCGCGGCTTATGCCCGCGGTGAAAGGCCAACGGGCTTTAAAGCTTACTAA
- a CDS encoding CDP-alcohol phosphatidyltransferase family protein, protein MQIEEKKAKDLFQDRIFTLSNFLSVFRVLLLPFFFQSTYAYAHDPANLSAFSASIFYALAAVISDYLDGLFARLLHQETTLGRYLDPVCDKLVTLGGLFVVTIHFDFPSWILIVYFIREILGVWLGGYLYLKRGLQGRPNWWGKFGVGIVAVSVIWYMSLPYFLKFGAPYSFLLHPVISAYVLLFVLSAGVVAYILRYWNIVFHPEAIELDPENKKQAKKYQKI, encoded by the coding sequence ATGCAAATCGAAGAAAAAAAAGCCAAAGACCTTTTCCAGGATCGTATCTTTACCCTTTCCAATTTTTTATCTGTGTTTCGGGTGTTGTTACTCCCTTTTTTTTTCCAAAGTACATATGCCTATGCACATGATCCGGCTAACTTAAGTGCATTTTCTGCATCAATCTTTTATGCACTTGCCGCAGTTATCAGTGATTACCTCGATGGACTCTTTGCTCGTCTCCTCCATCAAGAAACGACTCTAGGTAGATACTTAGATCCAGTTTGTGATAAACTTGTAACCCTCGGTGGACTGTTTGTGGTGACCATTCATTTTGATTTTCCCAGTTGGATTCTCATTGTATATTTTATCAGAGAGATCCTCGGAGTATGGCTTGGTGGGTATTTGTATTTAAAACGAGGTTTGCAAGGCCGGCCTAACTGGTGGGGAAAATTTGGTGTAGGTATTGTGGCCGTTTCTGTGATTTGGTATATGTCGTTACCTTACTTTTTAAAATTTGGTGCTCCTTATTCTTTTTTACTCCATCCTGTGATCTCGGCTTATGTTTTACTCTTTGTACTCAGCGCAGGTGTTGTCGCTTATATCCTTCGGTATTGGAATATTGTTTTTCATCCAGAGGCCATTGAGTTAGATCCAGAAAATAAAAAACAGGCAAAAAAATACCAAAAAATCTAA
- a CDS encoding flavin-containing monooxygenase: protein MESKNHGKSDSSNWIDKSDTICIVGAGPAGLAMARSLLYKGIPFLVFEKHNDVGGIWDIQNPGSPMYESAHFISSKYLSSYFDFPMPKEYPDYPSNRQILNYHRDFAKTFNLYPNIQFNTTIKNIEKHKELWLVETSSNETYLFGAIICASGITWSPNKPTLEGADSFSGEILHSVNYKSPNLFKGKNVLIVGAGNSGCDIACDAGANANQAYISVRRGYHFIPKHIFGQPADVFGDGAHWIPNWISQLIFGKLLKLIVGDLTKLGLPAPDHKIFETHPIINDQLLHNLRHGDVIAKPDIQKLDGDYVLFKDASKEKIDLIILATGYNWSIPYMDLKYFEWKNGRPDLYLTLFNRNYENLYALGYMETDGGAYKMFDEMANLIASYIDSKRKSNPSAVRFSKYIKSDAPKLNGNIHYLNTGRHSVYVNQVAYKNYRAKIQKKMGWKELKLGQFNSLKITNPLGIKPDSITTRGESK, encoded by the coding sequence ATGGAAAGTAAAAATCATGGTAAATCCGATTCTTCAAATTGGATCGATAAGTCAGATACAATATGTATTGTAGGTGCAGGTCCAGCTGGGCTTGCAATGGCGAGATCGTTGTTATATAAAGGAATTCCATTCCTAGTATTTGAAAAACATAACGATGTTGGCGGTATTTGGGATATACAAAATCCAGGTTCACCAATGTATGAAAGTGCACACTTTATCTCTTCAAAGTATTTATCCAGTTATTTTGACTTTCCAATGCCCAAAGAATATCCGGACTATCCGTCCAATAGACAAATTTTGAACTACCATCGAGACTTTGCCAAAACCTTTAACCTCTATCCTAATATCCAATTCAATACCACTATCAAAAACATTGAAAAACATAAGGAGTTATGGCTTGTAGAAACGAGCTCGAATGAAACGTATTTATTCGGTGCCATTATTTGTGCAAGTGGTATCACTTGGTCACCTAATAAGCCAACCTTAGAGGGAGCTGATAGTTTTTCGGGAGAAATTCTACATAGTGTAAACTATAAATCTCCAAATTTATTTAAAGGGAAAAATGTTTTAATCGTTGGTGCTGGAAACTCTGGTTGCGATATCGCTTGTGACGCCGGTGCAAATGCCAACCAAGCATATATTAGTGTTAGAAGAGGTTACCATTTCATTCCGAAACATATATTCGGACAACCTGCAGATGTGTTTGGAGATGGTGCTCATTGGATACCAAATTGGATATCCCAATTGATATTTGGTAAATTGTTGAAGCTGATCGTCGGTGATTTAACAAAACTTGGTTTACCTGCCCCTGATCATAAAATTTTCGAAACCCATCCCATCATCAATGACCAACTCCTGCACAATCTGAGACACGGTGACGTAATTGCAAAACCCGATATTCAAAAATTGGATGGTGATTATGTTCTATTTAAAGATGCCTCAAAAGAAAAAATCGATTTGATCATCCTTGCCACGGGTTACAACTGGTCGATCCCGTACATGGATTTAAAATACTTTGAATGGAAAAATGGAAGGCCAGATCTATACCTAACTTTGTTTAACAGAAATTACGAAAATTTGTATGCTCTAGGATATATGGAAACAGATGGTGGTGCCTACAAAATGTTTGATGAAATGGCAAACTTAATTGCATCTTACATTGATTCAAAGCGGAAATCGAATCCATCAGCCGTTCGATTTTCCAAATATATAAAATCTGATGCGCCTAAGTTAAACGGAAACATTCACTATCTAAATACTGGCAGACATTCCGTTTATGTGAACCAAGTCGCATATAAAAATTACAGAGCAAAAATTCAAAAAAAAATGGGATGGAAAGAACTCAAACTCGGTCAATTTAATTCCTTAAAAATAACAAATCCATTGGGTATCAAACCAGATTCAATTACCACAAGAGGCGAATCAAAGTGA
- a CDS encoding class II aldolase/adducin family protein produces the protein MKDSKIETVRKAMLSACIKLADLGFLAGVGGNLAVRIDSELMAVTPSATDYYTMKPEDLCILQIKDLKMVDGTKQPTTESGIHASFFSLRPEIQVSLHTHQPLASAVSLLGLDLDIESREGKKHIGNFVRIVSYAPSGTSFLVKAFRKRIIKETNAYLLRNHGLVCGALTLEQAIASVKLLEKEAAHFLKTRIEKNPNLSHMPQEMKAQLIEAL, from the coding sequence ATGAAAGATTCAAAAATAGAAACCGTAAGAAAGGCAATGCTTTCCGCCTGTATCAAGTTAGCTGATCTTGGTTTTTTAGCAGGGGTCGGTGGAAATTTAGCTGTTAGGATCGATTCGGAACTGATGGCAGTCACTCCTTCGGCAACAGATTATTATACAATGAAACCAGAGGACCTTTGTATTTTACAAATCAAAGACTTAAAAATGGTGGATGGAACGAAACAACCAACAACCGAAAGTGGAATTCATGCTTCTTTTTTTAGTCTGAGACCAGAAATCCAAGTGAGCTTACACACGCACCAACCACTTGCCAGTGCGGTTTCTTTACTGGGTTTGGACTTAGACATTGAATCTAGGGAAGGAAAAAAACACATAGGAAATTTTGTACGAATTGTATCCTATGCTCCTTCTGGCACTTCCTTTCTTGTCAAAGCATTTCGAAAAAGAATTATCAAAGAAACCAATGCATATCTTTTGCGTAACCATGGTTTGGTTTGCGGAGCTTTGACTTTGGAACAAGCAATCGCAAGTGTAAAGTTATTAGAAAAAGAAGCTGCTCATTTTCTAAAAACAAGAATTGAGAAAAATCCAAATTTATCCCATATGCCACAAGAAATGAAAGCCCAGTTAATCGAAGCTCTCTAA